A stretch of DNA from Micromonospora peucetia:
TCGTCGTCGGTCTCCATCCGGGGCCAGTCGACGTCCCGGGCCGCGAGGTGCTCCTCCGCCAGCACCGCGGTCCGCAGCCGGGTCACCATGGCGCCTTCGACCGCAGTGCCGGCGAACTCGCCGTCGCCCTGGGCGAAGTGGCCGTCGCCGAGGTAGAGCATCGCGCCGTCCACGTTGGCGCGCAGGTAGAGGGTGGTGCCGGCGGCGAGCGCCGGCACGTCGAGGTTGCCGCCGAATGCGTCCGGCACAGCGCTGGTCCGTACCTCGCCGTGTGCCGGCGCCACCCCCATCGTCCCGTGGAACGGGCGCAGCGGCACGGCCAGCTCGCGGCCGTCGGCGGTGCGGGTCCGCACCGCGCCCGCTGCCGCGTCGACCGACCAGATCCACACGTGTTCCGACGTCTCCGGCTGCAGGTTGGGGCTCAACCGGGTGCCGGAGAGCGCCCCGAAGCTGGGCGACATGGTGGACACGCCCCAGTCCCGGGCCGGGGTGAGTTCGAGCAGGTGGATCGCAACGACATCCCCGCGCCGGACGCCGCGCAGCTCGATCGGCCCGGTGAGCGGGTTCACCCGCGGGAACGGCGCGACCTCACGGGGCCGGCCGGTGACCGAGTTCAGGCGTCCCGCGAAGCAGTCCTCGGTGAACACCTCGATCTCCGCACCGACCTCGACGGCGGCGATGGGGGGCAGCCCGCCGACGGTGAAGGCGAACCGCTCCGGCGCCGGGTGGATACGGGTCATGTACGGCTCCTCGGGTCGTGCAGCGACGTCACCACGTCGACGAACCGGTCCAGGTCGTCCCGGTGGATGCTGTGCCCGGCGTGCGGCACGACGACCACCGACTCCGCGCCGACCGCCGCGCGCAGCGCCGCGACGTCCGCCGCCGGGACGAACCGGCTCTCGCCGGGCAGCACCCAGCGGGTCGGCACGGCGGCGGCGACCTGGGCCGCGGCGCCGCGCAGGTCCCAGGGGGCGTTGCCGGCGAACGCCGTCCGGGCCCCGTCCCAGTTCACCTGTTCGAGGCTGAGCACCTTGCCGGCGGCGTCCAGCCGGGTCCAGTGCGGGTTCAGCGCCAGGGTTCCCTCGATGTCACGAGGCAGGTGCGCACGGTCGTACGCCAGCGACGCCGTGGGCGCCTCCCGGTCCGGCTGGTGGGAGACCGGGTCCTCGAGGACCAGCGCCCGGGGCCGGAACACGCCACGCAGCACGCCCTCCTGGGCGAGATAGCCGCCGAACGAGTGCCCGATCAGCACGTCCGGCTGCGCCGGCACGACGGCGGCAAGGTCCGCCAGCAGCGTCTCCGTGTCGTACCCGTCGGCGGTCTTCGGGCTCTCACCGTGCCCCCGCAGCTCGGGGGCCAGCACCCGGTAGCCGAGCGCGGCCAGCCGCGGCCCGAGCCGGGCCCAGGAGCTGGAGTTGGCGGTGATGCCGTGCAGGCAGACGCAGACCGGGCCACCCGCCGCGCCCCACGTCGCGACGTTGAGCGGTACCGGGCCGGCCGTGCTCATCGCCGGTCCCCTGCGGTCCAGGACACCATCTGCTGCCACAGCGGGGCGTAGCCGTCCCAGTCGACGAAGGTCGGCGGCGCCCAGTGCGGGCCGCAGTCGGAGGTGAAGGCCAAACCGCGTCCCCGGCCGTGGTCCCAGGCCACCACCAGCGGATCTGCGTCGACGGTGACGACCACGTCGGCCTCCGGGCGGGGCTGCACGACGTTGTAGCCGAGCAGGTCCGGCCAGGGGCCGGTGACGCCGGTGATCGCCGGGTGCTCCGGGAGCTGGACGGCGGGCGTGACCCCGGCGGGACGCTCGGCGCGGTCGTCGTACGGATGCATGGTCACCGGCAGGGCGTCCTCGATGGCGCTGCCGGCGTAGCGGGCCTTGGCGTCGATGCCCTGGAAGGTGAGGTAGCCGCCGACCATGATGACCCCTCCCCCGCCGTGGACCCAGTCCCGCAGCACGGCGAGGCGGTCCGGCCGCGGCACCGACTTCGTGAAGGTCTCCGGGTGCAGCAGGAAGGTGTTGGCGCCGACGTCGCTGATGATCACGCAGTCGTAGGCGTTCAGCTCCTCCACCGTGCTCGGGAAGTCGGTGGCCGCGACGTGCGCCGGTTGGTAGGTGACCTGCCAGCCGCCGTCTTCCAGGGCCTGCCGCAGCCAGCGCACCCCCTCCGCGTACTCGGTGGTGGTGAAGCTGTCGAAGCCCTTCTGGTGGATGCTGTGGACGGTCCAGGACTCACCGGCGATGAGGACGGATTTGCGGGTCACGGTAGGAATTCCTTTCGGCGCCAGGAAGGTGCTGTGCGAAGTGGGTTCGGTGCGGCGTCAGGGGGCGAGCCGGCGGAGGCTGTCGACCAGCGCGTCCCGCACGGCGGCGGCGTCCAGCCGGATCACCACGTCGACGTTGGCGGGCTCGGGGCTGCGCCCGCCGAGGTCGATGACCGTCCGCCCGTACGTGTGCCGGCCGGCCAGCTCGACGTCGGCGCGGACCCGCACCAGCTCACCGAGCGTGGGGTCGGCGGCGTACAGGACGGCGCACGGGTCGTTCAGCGGTACCGGGGTGGGCCCGAGGACGTTGCTGCGGTGGGTGGCGCGCAGCGACTGCATCAGCTCCACCGCCAGGGCGGCGGCGTCGCCGGGCAGTTGCGCAACCCGGGAGACGAGGTCCTCGTCGACGGGTACGGCGGTGCTGGCCTCGGTGGGCAACACGGTGACCGGCACGGGGGCCGAGTAGACGACCGCCGCCGCCTCCGGGTCGCACCACACGTTGAACTCCGCGGCCGCGGTCTTGCCGCCGAGGCCCCAGGCGCCGCTGAGGGTGATGATCCGGGCCAGATCGTCGGCGACGGCCGGGTGCTTGCGCAGCGCCGTGGCGACGTTGGTCAGCGGTCCGGTGGCGACCAGCACCGCGCCGGGCCGGGCCCGCACGGTGTCGATGATCAGGTCGACGGCGTGGCGCGGGTCGAGGGCCACTGCCGGCAGGTCCTCGCGGGCCCGGTCCAGCCCCTGCTCCAGGTCGAGAATCCCGGCGAGCACCTGGTCCCGGACCAGCGGCAGCGCGCCGCCGCGGCTGACCGGGACGGTGGCGCCGGCAGCGGCCACGGCGATCGCCGCGTTGCGGGCGGTCTGCTCCGCCACCAGGTGACCGGCCACGGTCGTGACCGCCAGAAGGTCAAGTCCGGGGTGCCCGACGGCCGCGAGGATGGCCAGCGCGTCGTCGTTGCCGGGATCGCAGTCGTAGACGATGGGGGTGCTCACGATGTTGCCTTCACTTTCCTCTTGGCACGCACGCGCCGCAGCACACCCGCCTTGGACAGGCTCAGCGCGACGATCGCGGCGATGTAGGGCAGCGCCAGGACCAACTGGTTGGGGATGGCGCCGCTCTGCAGGCGGTCACCGGCCGCCCCGGCGGCACCGAACAACGCGGACGCGGCGACCGAGCCGCCCGGGGTGGCGCCGCCGAACAGCATGGCCGCCAGCCCGAGGAAGCCACGCCCGCTGGTCATGTCGGGCAGGAAGAAGTGCAGGGTGGCCATGGACAGCTGCGCGCCAGCGAGCCCGCCGAGCACCCCACTGAACAGCACCGCGGTCAGGCGTACCCGGGGCACGTTGATGCCGGCGGCGCGGGCCGCGGCCTCGTCCTCACCGGCAGCGCGCAGGGCGTAGCCGAGCGGCGTGCGGTAGAGCACGATCGACGATACCGGCACGAGCAGGATCGCCAGGTAGACGATGACGCTCTGCCCGTTCAGCGCCGGCCCGAGGACCGGGATCGCCTCCAGCCAGTCGGCCTCGACCCGCCACAGCTCGGGGAAGCTGTCCGGCCGCAGGCCGCCGGGGTTGTGGTAGACCCGCTCGAGCAGGAACACCGTCACCCCCGCCGCCAGCAGGTTGATGCCGAGACCGGCGACCAGCGGGTCGGCGTGCAGGATCAGGGTCACCACGCCGAACACCAGGGCCATCAGCAGGCCGGCGAGCAGGGCCGCGACCAGCGCGACGGCGACGCTGCCGGTGGCCTGTCCGACCGCGATCGCCACGAACGCGGCGGTCAGCATCATGCCCTCGACGGCGACGTTGAGAATGTTGGCCCGCTGGGTGAACATCGCCGCCAGCGCCGCCAGCAGCACCGGGGTGGTCGCCAGCAACGCGGCGTACAGGAACTGGTTCATGCCCCGGCCTCCTTCTGCACCCGGGCGCGGTGCCGACGACGGAACTCGACGGTCATCAGGACGACGAGCAGACCCGTCAGCAGGCTGACGAGCGAGCGGGGCACGTCCGTGGTGATCTGCATGTAGGCGGCGCCATTGAGCATGGCCGCGTAGAACAGGCTGGTCAGCAGCACCGCCACCGGGTGCAGCCGGGCCAGCAGCGCCACGGTCAGCGCGATGAGTCCGAATCCCGGGGAGAAGTTCTGCTCGAAGCGGTGGCCGATGCCCAGGACGTAGATCGCGCCGGCCAGCCCGGCGAGGCTGCCGGAGACCAGCATCGCGCGGATGATCTGGCTCTTGGCGCGTACGCCCACCGCCTCGGCGAACCGCAGGTTGCTGCCGGCGGCGCGCAGTTCGGCCCCCCACGGGGTGCGGAACAGCACCAGCCAGGCCACCGGCACCATCAGCAGCGCGATCAGGAAGCCGATGTTGGCGGTCGGCAGGCCGGGAATCTGCGGCAGGAACGACTGCGGCGGCAACAGCCTGCTGGTGGCGCCGTAGGCGGTCGGGTCCCGCAGTGGCTTGCTGACCAGGTAGCTGGTCAACAGCAGGGCGATGAAGTTGAGCATCAGCGTGGTGACGACCTCGTCCACGTTCAGCCGGACCTTCAGCTGTCCGGGGATCCAGGCCAGGACCGCCCCGGCCGCCATGCCGGCAACCATGGAGATCACGATCAGCGGCACGGCGGGAAGCGTGGGCAGCGACAGGGCCACCGCGGCGGCGCTGATCGCGCCGACGTACAACTGTCCTTCCGCGCCGACGTTGAAGATGCCGGCCCGGAACGAGAAGACGATCCCGATGGCGATCAGCAGCAGCGGCGCCGTACGCATCAGCAGGTTACCGACGTTCGCGGGGCTGGAGAAGTTGCCCAGGAAGAGCTGCTCATAGGCGAGCACTGGGTCGTCGGAGACCACGACGACGAGCAGGAAACCGAAGACCAGGGTGAGGACCACCGCGATCAGCGGGCGGCGCGACGCGGACCACGTCTCGCGTACGCGTCGGCGCAGGGCGTCCCCGCGGGTCTCCAGGTACGCGTCGGCCGCGACCGCCGTCGTCGGGTCAGTTGTCGTGCTCATGCCTCCACCTCCGCTCGGCCGCCACTCATCAACAGGCCCAGCCGGGTCTCCGTCGCGTCTGCGGCGTCCAGCACGTCGACGATGCGGCCACGCAACATCACCCCGATCCGGTCGGAGAGCGCGAGCACCTCGGACAGTTCCGACGAGATCAGCAGGACGGCGCAGCCCTGCGCCGCGGCGGCGAGGATCTGCCGGTGGACGAACTCGCTCGCCCCGATGTCCACCCCGCGGGTGGGCTGGGACACGACAAGGACCCGTGGTTCCCGGGCGAGCTCGCGGGCGAGCACCACCTTCTGCATGTTGCCGCCGGACAGCGTCCCGACCGGGGTCTCCGGTGCGGCGCCACGGATGTCGTAGCGCCGGATCTGCTCGGCGGCGAAGCGGCGAAGCGCCGCCTGGGAGATCAGGCGACGGCGGACCAGCCCGGCACGGCCGTAGTTCGACGCGGCGAGGTTCTCCGCCACCGACATCGTCGGGCTCAGGCCCCGGTCCAGCCGGTCCTCCGGGATGAAGGCCACCCCGGCACCGCGGCGCCGGCCCGCCGACCAGCCGGTGATGTCCGTGCCGTCGAGGGTGACCCGGCCGGAGATGACGGGGCGCAGGCCGGTCAGCGCCTCGGCGAGTTCGGTCTGCCCGTTGCCCTCCACGCCGGCGATGCCGAGCACCTCGCCGGGCCGGATGCCGAAGGTGACGTCCTCCAGCACCGCGCGCCCGGTCGCGTCGACGCTGGTCAGGCCCGCGACCTCCAGGTGGTCGTCGCCGCGCTCGGTGCGGGGCGGCACCTGTTTGCGCTCGGCGAGGAAGACCGCCCGGCCCACCATGAGGTCGGCGATCTCCGACTCGGAAAGCCCCGCGTTGTCGCGGGTGCCGACGCTGCGGCCGTGCCGGATCACGGAGACCCGGTCGGCCACCGCCTTGACCTCGCGCAGCTTGTGGGTGATGAACAGGACGGTGCGGCCCCGGTCACGCAGCACGTCGATGACCTTCATCAGGTCGTCGACCTCCGCGGGCGTGAGCACCGCGGTCGGCTCGTCCAGGATGAGGATCTCGGCGTCGAAGGCGAGCGCCTTGATGATCTCCACACGCTGGCGCTGCCCCACGGTCAGTTCCCGTACCCGCTGGTCGGGGCGCAGCTCGAAGCCGTACCGGCTGATCAGGTCCGCTGCGGCGTGCCGCATCGCCGCGCGGTCGACGACGAGGCCGCCCCACCGGCGGGGCTGCCGGCCGAGGAAGATGTTCTCGGCCACCGACATCGACGGCACCAGGGTGAAGTGCTGGTGCACCATGCCGATGCCCAGCCGCGCCGCCTCCGCCGGACCCGCGATGCCCACCGGCCGGCCCCGGAGGCTGATCGTCCCGGCATCCGGCTGGTGGATGCCGGCCAGGATGTTCATCAGCGTCGACTTGCCCGCGCCGTTCTCGCCGCAGATCGCGTGGACCTCCCCGGCGGCGACCGCCAGGTCGATGGAGTCGATTGCCACCTTGCTACCGAACGTCTTGCGGATCCCCTGCAGATGCAGGATCGGGTGATCCGCGGTGGAGGCGTCCATATGGCTTCCTTAGCTTTGGCACGATCAGGCCGCGGCTCCGGCGGGCGTCGGGCGCCCGCCGGGGCCACAGGGGTGATTACTTCAGTACGGAGTCGACCTTGACCTCGCCGCTGACCACCTTCTGCTTGGCCGCGTCGATCTTCTGCTTCACCTCGGCGGGCACGAGCGCGTCGTTGTAGACCAGGGCCACGCCCTCGTTGCTCAGGCCGTACACAACGGTTTCGCCGAACTTGATCTCGTCCTTCTCGTACTTCTTGGCCGAGTCGTAGACCGAGTTGCCGATCTGCTTGAGCATCGAGGCGAGCACGTGCTGCGGGTGCAGGCTGTTCTGGTCGGAGTCCACGCCGATCGCGTAGTGCTTGGTGTCGGCGGCCGCCTTCAGGATGCCGAGACCGGCGGGACCGGCCACGTTGTAGACGACGTCCGCACCGGAGTTGAACAGCGTCGTGGTCAGGTCGTACGCCTTCTGGGCGTCGTTGAAGTTGCCGACGAACGAGATGTTCACGTTGATTCCGGGATCCACCGAGGCCACGCCCTGCTTGAAGCCGACGATGAACTCCTGGATGCCGGGCAGGTCCTGGCCCGCGACGATGCCCACCTTCTTGTTGCCCTTGGACAGCGGGAACGACTTCGGGTCCAGCGAGGCGTTGGCGGCCAGCACGCCGGCCAGGTAGGAGCCCTCATTCTGGGCATACCGGATGGACAGGACGTTCGGCGCCTTGAGCTCGTCGTCGAAGAATACGTACTTCTGGTCGGGGTGCTGGGGGGCGACCGCGGCGAGATTGTCGTGCATGCCGGGACCGGTGAAGATCAGGTCGTACTGGCCGGAGGTGGAGACGGCCTCGAGGTTCTGCCGCCACAGCTGCGGGTCGCTCGGCGACGCCTGCAGCAGTTTCGTGCCGGCGCCCTCGGCCTTGAGCCGGTCGAAGCCGGCAGCGGCGGAGTCGTTGAAACCCTTGTCGCCGAGGTTGTCGGACATCACGTAGACGGCGTTGGTCCCGTCGCCCTTGCCGGCGGCGTTCGTGTCGCCGGACGAGCAGGCCGACAGCGTGACGGCGGCCGCGGCCACGGCCGCCAGGGCCACCAGCGAGGGCCGGCGGACATGCAGGTTCTTCATCATGGTGCCTTTCCTGAGGTGCGTTTCGGGGGTGCTGCGAACGGTCTGGGTCATGCGGACTCCCGGACGATGAGTTCGGCCTGGAGGGTCAGGACGACGTCCGAGCCGTCGCCGAATCCGGCATCGGCGAGTGCCAGGCGGGCCGCCTGGCCGCCCAGTTCGGCAGACGGCTGTCGCAGGGTGGTCAGGCTCGGGTTCACGTGCTGCGCGACGTCGAGGTCGTCGAACCCCAGCACAGCCACGTCGTCTGGCACCCGCAGTCCGGCCTCGCGCGCGGCGGTCAGCAGGCCGACGGCGCAGAGGTCGTTGGCGGCGAGGACCGCAGTCGGTGGCTCGCCCCCGACGAAGAGCTGGGCCGCGGCCTGCCGGCCGCCGGCGATGGTGAAGTCACCCTCCACCACCTGGGCGGGCAGACCGGCTTCGTCCATGACAGTCTGGTAGCCGGCGACCCGCTCGCGGGCGGAGGAGGCCGACATCGGACCGCTGACGCAGACGACGCGACGGTGGCCACGCGTGAGGAGGTGCTGCGTGCCGGCCGCCGCGGCCTGCACGTGGTCCACCCGGACGCAGCGAAGGTCGGTTTCCGGCAGAGAGCGGTCAATGAGCACCACGGCGGTGTGCCGAGCGATCGACAGCACCTGCGCTGCCACGGTGTCGGCGCTCGGGGTGAACAAGATGCACGGCGTGTCGAGATCGCTCATGGCTTGGAGGTATGCGACCTCTGCCTCGACGTCACCTCCGGTGCTGCAGACGACGATGTGCAGCCCCGCGGCGCGGGCGATCTCCTCCGCGCCGCGGGCGACCCGCGCGAAGAACGGGTTGCTTATGTCCGGCACTACGAGCGGCACGAGGGGCGACGCGCCTCCGCTCAGGGCCTGGGCGATGCGGCTCGGACGGTAGTCGAGACGGGCGGCCGCCTCCAGCACCCGGGTACGGGTCTCGCCCCGGAACGCCTTCGGATCACGAAGGATGCGCGACACCGTGGAGCGGTGCACACCCGCCGCCCTCGCGACATCGGCGATGGTCGCCATCTCCCCTGCACCTCCTCGTGCAACCGGTTGCGCAACCGGTTGCGAGGAACCATACGCCTTAAGACGCGATGGCTGTCAAGACACGAAACGAAGAATCCTCGGAGGCCGGCGGGGGCGCCGGCAACGCCTCCACCAGGCGTGTTACCGGCGGGTCGACCCGACGGCCGAGGCTAGGCCATCTAAGATCATGGATAGATGCGCCACTGCCGGCGAATGCGAACCCCTGCGGAGTGGTTATTCCGATCCCGACAACAAGCACAGCCAAGCTGGCTACAATACTGCGACGCAAATGATCCTCCTTGCTCATGAGGTGGGTGGAACGTGGGACGTCAGCTTTCGAGCAATCGCCCAAATGTGACGGAACATCGGGAAACGATCTGGCCCAGAGAATTTCCAACGAGACCGAGACTTGTCAGAACGCCAATAAG
This window harbors:
- a CDS encoding acetamidase/formamidase family protein, with the protein product MTRIHPAPERFAFTVGGLPPIAAVEVGAEIEVFTEDCFAGRLNSVTGRPREVAPFPRVNPLTGPIELRGVRRGDVVAIHLLELTPARDWGVSTMSPSFGALSGTRLSPNLQPETSEHVWIWSVDAAAGAVRTRTADGRELAVPLRPFHGTMGVAPAHGEVRTSAVPDAFGGNLDVPALAAGTTLYLRANVDGAMLYLGDGHFAQGDGEFAGTAVEGAMVTRLRTAVLAEEHLAARDVDWPRMETDDEIIAVGVGRPLEDAVRVAVHTLVRWVAESCELAPQDAYQLVSQGCSARIGNLVNPAYTVSVSLPKALLPGRPVLMDGAHDRLRGQRAEADA
- a CDS encoding alpha/beta fold hydrolase: MSTAGPVPLNVATWGAAGGPVCVCLHGITANSSSWARLGPRLAALGYRVLAPELRGHGESPKTADGYDTETLLADLAAVVPAQPDVLIGHSFGGYLAQEGVLRGVFRPRALVLEDPVSHQPDREAPTASLAYDRAHLPRDIEGTLALNPHWTRLDAAGKVLSLEQVNWDGARTAFAGNAPWDLRGAAAQVAAAVPTRWVLPGESRFVPAADVAALRAAVGAESVVVVPHAGHSIHRDDLDRFVDVVTSLHDPRSRT
- a CDS encoding glutamine amidotransferase, which gives rise to MTRKSVLIAGESWTVHSIHQKGFDSFTTTEYAEGVRWLRQALEDGGWQVTYQPAHVAATDFPSTVEELNAYDCVIISDVGANTFLLHPETFTKSVPRPDRLAVLRDWVHGGGGVIMVGGYLTFQGIDAKARYAGSAIEDALPVTMHPYDDRAERPAGVTPAVQLPEHPAITGVTGPWPDLLGYNVVQPRPEADVVVTVDADPLVVAWDHGRGRGLAFTSDCGPHWAPPTFVDWDGYAPLWQQMVSWTAGDRR
- a CDS encoding nucleoside hydrolase, producing MSTPIVYDCDPGNDDALAILAAVGHPGLDLLAVTTVAGHLVAEQTARNAAIAVAAAGATVPVSRGGALPLVRDQVLAGILDLEQGLDRAREDLPAVALDPRHAVDLIIDTVRARPGAVLVATGPLTNVATALRKHPAVADDLARIITLSGAWGLGGKTAAAEFNVWCDPEAAAVVYSAPVPVTVLPTEASTAVPVDEDLVSRVAQLPGDAAALAVELMQSLRATHRSNVLGPTPVPLNDPCAVLYAADPTLGELVRVRADVELAGRHTYGRTVIDLGGRSPEPANVDVVIRLDAAAVRDALVDSLRRLAP
- a CDS encoding ABC transporter permease is translated as MNQFLYAALLATTPVLLAALAAMFTQRANILNVAVEGMMLTAAFVAIAVGQATGSVAVALVAALLAGLLMALVFGVVTLILHADPLVAGLGINLLAAGVTVFLLERVYHNPGGLRPDSFPELWRVEADWLEAIPVLGPALNGQSVIVYLAILLVPVSSIVLYRTPLGYALRAAGEDEAAARAAGINVPRVRLTAVLFSGVLGGLAGAQLSMATLHFFLPDMTSGRGFLGLAAMLFGGATPGGSVAASALFGAAGAAGDRLQSGAIPNQLVLALPYIAAIVALSLSKAGVLRRVRAKRKVKATS
- a CDS encoding ABC transporter permease; the encoded protein is MSTTTDPTTAVAADAYLETRGDALRRRVRETWSASRRPLIAVVLTLVFGFLLVVVVSDDPVLAYEQLFLGNFSSPANVGNLLMRTAPLLLIAIGIVFSFRAGIFNVGAEGQLYVGAISAAAVALSLPTLPAVPLIVISMVAGMAAGAVLAWIPGQLKVRLNVDEVVTTLMLNFIALLLTSYLVSKPLRDPTAYGATSRLLPPQSFLPQIPGLPTANIGFLIALLMVPVAWLVLFRTPWGAELRAAGSNLRFAEAVGVRAKSQIIRAMLVSGSLAGLAGAIYVLGIGHRFEQNFSPGFGLIALTVALLARLHPVAVLLTSLFYAAMLNGAAYMQITTDVPRSLVSLLTGLLVVLMTVEFRRRHRARVQKEAGA
- a CDS encoding ABC transporter ATP-binding protein, whose protein sequence is MDASTADHPILHLQGIRKTFGSKVAIDSIDLAVAAGEVHAICGENGAGKSTLMNILAGIHQPDAGTISLRGRPVGIAGPAEAARLGIGMVHQHFTLVPSMSVAENIFLGRQPRRWGGLVVDRAAMRHAAADLISRYGFELRPDQRVRELTVGQRQRVEIIKALAFDAEILILDEPTAVLTPAEVDDLMKVIDVLRDRGRTVLFITHKLREVKAVADRVSVIRHGRSVGTRDNAGLSESEIADLMVGRAVFLAERKQVPPRTERGDDHLEVAGLTSVDATGRAVLEDVTFGIRPGEVLGIAGVEGNGQTELAEALTGLRPVISGRVTLDGTDITGWSAGRRRGAGVAFIPEDRLDRGLSPTMSVAENLAASNYGRAGLVRRRLISQAALRRFAAEQIRRYDIRGAAPETPVGTLSGGNMQKVVLARELAREPRVLVVSQPTRGVDIGASEFVHRQILAAAAQGCAVLLISSELSEVLALSDRIGVMLRGRIVDVLDAADATETRLGLLMSGGRAEVEA
- a CDS encoding BMP family lipoprotein; protein product: MTQTVRSTPETHLRKGTMMKNLHVRRPSLVALAAVAAAAVTLSACSSGDTNAAGKGDGTNAVYVMSDNLGDKGFNDSAAAGFDRLKAEGAGTKLLQASPSDPQLWRQNLEAVSTSGQYDLIFTGPGMHDNLAAVAPQHPDQKYVFFDDELKAPNVLSIRYAQNEGSYLAGVLAANASLDPKSFPLSKGNKKVGIVAGQDLPGIQEFIVGFKQGVASVDPGINVNISFVGNFNDAQKAYDLTTTLFNSGADVVYNVAGPAGLGILKAAADTKHYAIGVDSDQNSLHPQHVLASMLKQIGNSVYDSAKKYEKDEIKFGETVVYGLSNEGVALVYNDALVPAEVKQKIDAAKQKVVSGEVKVDSVLK
- a CDS encoding LacI family DNA-binding transcriptional regulator, with the protein product MATIADVARAAGVHRSTVSRILRDPKAFRGETRTRVLEAAARLDYRPSRIAQALSGGASPLVPLVVPDISNPFFARVARGAEEIARAAGLHIVVCSTGGDVEAEVAYLQAMSDLDTPCILFTPSADTVAAQVLSIARHTAVVLIDRSLPETDLRCVRVDHVQAAAAGTQHLLTRGHRRVVCVSGPMSASSARERVAGYQTVMDEAGLPAQVVEGDFTIAGGRQAAAQLFVGGEPPTAVLAANDLCAVGLLTAAREAGLRVPDDVAVLGFDDLDVAQHVNPSLTTLRQPSAELGGQAARLALADAGFGDGSDVVLTLQAELIVRESA